From the Rhodanobacter soli genome, one window contains:
- a CDS encoding malate dehydrogenase, which translates to MKAPVRVAVTGAAGQIGYALLFRIAAGDMLGPDQPVILHLLEITPALPSLQGVVMELNDCAFPTLAGVVATDDANVAFKDVDYALLVGARPRGPGMERKDLLEANGAIFGPQGKALNAHAKRDVKVLVVGNPANTNALIAQQNAPDLDPKCFTAMVRLDHNRALSQLAEKTGSHTTDIKKMTIWGNHSSTQYPDIHHATVNGKAAMSLIDQAWYENDFIPTVQQRGAAIIKARGASSAASAASAAIDHMRYWAQGTTEGDWVSMGIPSDGSYGIAPGVIYGYPVTVKNGKYEIVQGLAINDFSRARMDATDKELREERAGVEHLFAK; encoded by the coding sequence ATGAAAGCCCCCGTTCGAGTTGCCGTCACCGGCGCCGCCGGCCAGATCGGTTATGCCTTGCTGTTCCGCATCGCCGCCGGCGACATGCTGGGTCCGGATCAGCCGGTGATCCTGCACCTGCTGGAAATCACCCCGGCGCTGCCGTCGCTGCAGGGTGTGGTGATGGAGCTGAACGACTGCGCGTTTCCGACCCTGGCCGGCGTGGTCGCCACCGACGACGCGAACGTCGCGTTCAAGGACGTCGACTACGCGCTGCTGGTCGGCGCCCGCCCGCGCGGCCCGGGCATGGAGCGCAAGGACCTGCTGGAGGCGAACGGCGCAATCTTCGGCCCGCAGGGCAAGGCCCTGAACGCGCATGCCAAGCGTGACGTGAAGGTGCTGGTGGTCGGCAACCCGGCCAACACCAATGCGCTGATCGCCCAGCAGAACGCGCCGGACCTGGATCCGAAGTGCTTCACCGCGATGGTTCGCCTCGACCACAACCGCGCGTTGTCGCAGCTGGCCGAGAAGACCGGCAGCCACACCACCGACATCAAGAAGATGACGATCTGGGGCAACCACAGCTCGACCCAGTACCCGGACATCCACCATGCCACCGTCAACGGCAAGGCGGCGATGTCGCTGATCGACCAGGCCTGGTACGAGAACGACTTCATCCCGACCGTGCAGCAGCGCGGCGCGGCGATCATCAAGGCGCGCGGTGCCTCGTCGGCGGCTTCGGCTGCTTCTGCCGCCATCGACCACATGCGCTACTGGGCACAGGGCACCACCGAGGGCGACTGGGTCTCGATGGGCATCCCATCCGACGGTTCCTACGGCATCGCCCCGGGCGTGATCTACGGCTACCCGGTGACCGTGAAGAACGGCAAGTACGAGATCGTGCAGGGCCTGGCGATCAACGACTTCTCGCGCGCCCGCATGGACGCCACCGACAAGGAGCTGCGCGAAGAGCGCGCCGGCGTCGAGCACCTGTTCGCGAAGTAA
- the prpE gene encoding propionate--CoA ligase encodes MQYEEFYRQSIDEPEQFWAEQARLIHWHKPPRQILDQSNPPFRRWFVGGTTNLCYNAVDRHLAERAEQLALVAVSSETGVTREFTYRQLHREVNAFAAVLQSLGVGKGDRVVIYLPNIAEAVFAMLACARIGAIHSVVFGGFAAHNLALRIDDAQPKLLIAADAGMRVGKVIPYKPLVDAALDEASAPPPHVLIVDRKLDPQMTCRAGRDLDYAELRMQHEGAEVPVAWLESNEPSYLLYTSGTTGKPKGVQRDVGGYAVAMALSIRYVFDIAPGQVMFATSDVGWAVGHSYNVYGPLIGGATSLLYEGLPTRPDAGIWWQLCEQYGVRTMFSSPTAIRVLKKQDESWLKKYDLSKLKWLFLAGEPLDEPTAQWITDALGVPAIDNYWQTETGWPAITLMPGLELKTVKFGSPGLPAPGYRMKVIDENTGKEVAAGTKGVLVFQPPLPPGCLTTVWRDDDRYVHSYFSHFKELLYSSLDWAVRDGDGYTFVLGRTDDVINVSGHRLGTREIEESVASHPAVAEAAVIGVKDELKGQVPIVFATLKQDAGDGAGDVARAMQQRVVDQLGGVAKPARIYVVNTLPKTRSGKLLRRSLQALAEHRDPGDLSTLDDPGALDDIRRALERGPDQGS; translated from the coding sequence ATGCAGTACGAGGAGTTCTACCGGCAGTCGATCGACGAGCCGGAGCAGTTCTGGGCCGAGCAGGCGCGGCTGATCCACTGGCATAAGCCGCCGCGGCAGATTCTCGACCAGTCGAATCCGCCGTTCCGGCGCTGGTTCGTCGGCGGCACCACCAACCTCTGCTACAACGCGGTCGACCGCCATCTGGCCGAGCGCGCCGAACAGCTGGCGCTGGTGGCGGTTTCCAGCGAGACCGGCGTCACCCGCGAGTTCACCTACCGTCAGCTGCACCGCGAGGTGAACGCGTTCGCCGCCGTGTTGCAGTCGCTGGGTGTAGGCAAGGGCGATCGCGTGGTGATCTACCTGCCGAACATCGCCGAGGCGGTGTTCGCCATGCTGGCTTGCGCGCGCATCGGCGCGATCCATTCGGTGGTGTTCGGCGGTTTCGCCGCGCACAACCTGGCGCTGCGCATCGACGACGCGCAGCCGAAGCTGCTGATCGCCGCCGATGCCGGCATGCGCGTCGGCAAGGTGATCCCGTACAAGCCGCTGGTCGACGCGGCGCTGGACGAGGCCTCGGCGCCGCCGCCGCACGTGCTGATCGTCGATCGCAAACTCGATCCGCAGATGACCTGCCGGGCCGGGCGCGACCTCGACTACGCCGAATTGCGCATGCAGCACGAGGGCGCCGAGGTGCCGGTGGCCTGGCTGGAGTCGAATGAGCCAAGCTATTTGCTGTACACCTCCGGCACCACCGGCAAGCCGAAGGGCGTGCAGCGCGACGTGGGCGGTTATGCGGTGGCGATGGCGCTGTCGATCCGTTATGTGTTCGACATCGCGCCGGGGCAGGTGATGTTCGCCACCTCGGACGTGGGCTGGGCGGTGGGGCATTCCTACAATGTCTACGGCCCGCTGATCGGCGGCGCCACCTCCTTGCTGTACGAAGGGCTGCCGACGCGGCCGGATGCGGGCATCTGGTGGCAGCTGTGCGAGCAGTACGGCGTGCGCACGATGTTTTCCTCGCCCACGGCGATCCGCGTGCTGAAGAAGCAGGACGAGAGCTGGCTGAAGAAGTACGACCTGTCGAAGCTGAAATGGCTGTTCCTCGCCGGCGAGCCGCTGGACGAGCCGACCGCGCAGTGGATCACCGATGCGCTCGGCGTGCCGGCGATCGACAACTACTGGCAGACCGAGACCGGCTGGCCGGCGATCACCCTGATGCCGGGGCTGGAATTGAAGACGGTGAAGTTCGGCTCGCCCGGCCTGCCGGCGCCGGGCTACCGGATGAAGGTGATCGACGAGAACACCGGCAAGGAAGTCGCGGCGGGGACCAAGGGCGTGCTGGTATTCCAGCCGCCGCTGCCGCCGGGTTGCCTGACGACCGTGTGGCGCGACGACGACCGCTACGTGCACAGCTACTTCAGCCACTTCAAGGAGCTGCTGTACAGCTCGCTGGACTGGGCGGTTCGCGACGGCGACGGCTACACGTTCGTGCTTGGCCGCACCGACGACGTGATCAACGTGTCCGGTCATCGCCTGGGCACGCGCGAGATCGAGGAGTCGGTGGCCAGCCACCCGGCGGTGGCCGAGGCGGCGGTGATCGGCGTGAAGGACGAGCTGAAGGGGCAAGTGCCGATCGTGTTCGCCACGCTGAAGCAGGATGCGGGTGACGGCGCCGGCGACGTGGCGCGGGCGATGCAGCAGCGCGTGGTCGATCAACTCGGCGGGGTGGCGAAGCCGGCACGCATCTACGTGGTGAACACCTTGCCGAAGACCCGCTCCGGCAAGCTGCTGCGCCGCTCGCTGCAGGCGCTGGCGGAGCACCGCGATCCGGGGGATCTGTCCACGCTGGATGATCCGGGGGCGCTGGACGATATCCGCCGTGCGCTGGAGCGCGGGCCCGACCAGGGCAGCTGA
- a CDS encoding GlsB/YeaQ/YmgE family stress response membrane protein, translating to MHWLWVFVIGLVVGLVAKLLMPGKDPGGFIITAIIGIAGSLLATWVGQNVFGWYQEGQSAGFIASVIGAIVLLLLYHLVKRKSA from the coding sequence ATGCACTGGCTTTGGGTATTCGTGATCGGACTGGTCGTCGGCCTGGTGGCCAAGCTGCTGATGCCGGGCAAGGACCCGGGCGGCTTCATCATCACCGCCATCATCGGCATCGCCGGTTCGCTGCTGGCCACCTGGGTCGGCCAGAACGTGTTCGGCTGGTACCAGGAAGGGCAGTCCGCCGGTTTCATCGCCTCGGTGATCGGCGCGATCGTGTTGCTGCTGCTGTATCACCTGGTCAAGCGCAAGTCGGCCTGA
- a CDS encoding aminotransferase class I/II-fold pyridoxal phosphate-dependent enzyme, protein MPQLAQRVGRAKPSAIMVIAEKAKQLKAAGRDIISFSIGVPNFLPGEHVYAAARESLSHDSGQYGSNRGAEVLLDAFLKHIEALGFSGYTRTNLSIGIGAKHVLYNLAEALLDEGDEICFAAPYWTTYRDIADIVGAKVNVMHCGPEQNYKLTPTQLDAALARKPRVFLFNNPSNPTGMVYTAGEIAALADVLVKHPDTWVITDDIYNSMVFDGIGYHNFVFARPELRDRVIFVDSVSKTYGMPGWRVGLIAGPEVVAKAVTTLNSNHITSLPEVITAAAVAAFSGPQEVPRARCAEFAGKRDIVVAALGAIPGVACPRPQGAFYAFPDISVAFGKSHHGTKINNDVEFCAALLEAKGVACVPGSAFGEPRAMRISYTCPTAQLQPGLARIAEFFAELN, encoded by the coding sequence ATGCCCCAGCTCGCCCAGCGTGTCGGCCGCGCCAAACCCAGCGCGATCATGGTGATTGCCGAGAAGGCGAAGCAGCTCAAGGCTGCCGGCCGCGACATCATCAGCTTCTCCATCGGTGTACCGAACTTCCTGCCCGGCGAGCATGTGTATGCCGCCGCGCGCGAGTCGCTGTCGCACGACTCCGGCCAGTACGGCAGCAACCGCGGCGCCGAAGTGTTGCTGGATGCGTTCCTCAAACACATCGAGGCGCTGGGCTTCTCCGGCTATACGCGGACGAACCTGTCGATCGGCATCGGCGCCAAGCACGTGCTGTACAACCTGGCCGAAGCACTGCTGGACGAGGGCGATGAGATCTGTTTCGCCGCGCCGTACTGGACCACCTACCGCGACATCGCCGATATCGTGGGCGCGAAGGTCAACGTGATGCATTGCGGGCCGGAGCAGAACTACAAACTGACCCCGACCCAGCTCGACGCGGCGCTGGCGCGCAAGCCGAGGGTGTTTCTGTTCAACAACCCGTCCAATCCCACCGGCATGGTCTACACCGCCGGGGAGATCGCCGCGCTGGCCGACGTGCTGGTGAAGCACCCGGATACCTGGGTGATCACCGACGACATCTACAACTCGATGGTGTTCGACGGCATCGGCTACCACAACTTCGTGTTCGCCAGGCCCGAGTTGCGCGATCGGGTGATCTTCGTCGACTCGGTGTCCAAGACCTACGGCATGCCGGGCTGGCGCGTGGGCCTGATCGCCGGCCCCGAGGTGGTGGCCAAGGCGGTGACCACGCTCAACTCCAACCACATCACCAGCTTGCCGGAAGTGATCACCGCGGCGGCGGTGGCGGCGTTCAGCGGCCCGCAGGAGGTCCCGCGCGCCAGGTGCGCGGAGTTCGCCGGCAAGCGCGACATCGTGGTTGCCGCGCTCGGTGCGATTCCCGGCGTGGCCTGTCCGCGGCCGCAGGGTGCGTTCTATGCGTTCCCCGACATTTCCGTGGCGTTCGGCAAGAGCCACCACGGCACGAAGATCAACAACGACGTGGAGTTCTGCGCTGCGTTGCTGGAAGCCAAGGGCGTGGCTTGCGTGCCTGGTTCCGCGTTCGGCGAGCCGCGCGCGATGCGCATTTCCTACACCTGCCCGACTGCACAACTGCAACCGGGCCTGGCGCGCATCGCCGAATTCTTCGCCGAACTGAACTGA